The DNA segment GGCCGGCTTCCTGATCGGCCGCGACGGTGATCGCGAGCCTGGGCTCGTCGCCGAGGAGTTCGGGCCTGGCGATCGCCTCGTAGCGCAGCTTCTCGCAGGCGTCGGCGGCGTTGGAGATCAGCTCGCGCAGGAACACGTCCCGGTCGGAATAGACCGAGTGCACCATCATATGCAGGAGGCGGGAGACGTCGGCTTCGAAGCTCAGGCTTTCGGGGGTCTGTGTCATCGTGGCTTTTCAGGTCGCGGCGTTGGGGAAGACGCCACGGGACATGGCAAACCGGGCCGGTTCTTTCAAGGCGTGCGCAACAGCGCTTCGCAGTGCCGGCTGCCGCGCTCGCCACGGCAGGATCTGATGCCGGTTTCGGTGACGATGTAGCGCATCGGGATGTCGAAGCCGTGCGGGCGGATCGTCGCCATCGCCGCCATCTCGTAGCCCACCCCGATCGCGATGGCAGACGGCGGCAGGGCGGCCAGCGTGCGGTCGAAGAAGCCGCCGCCATAGCCGAGCCGATAGCCTTCGGCGTCGAAGCCGACCAGCGGCGCGACGACGATCCGCGGGAAGACCGGCTCGCCCGCCGCCGGCACCGGAATGTTCCAGACGCCGCGCTCCAGCCGGTCGCCGGCGCGCCAGGGCCGGAACAGCAGCGGCTCTCCGCGCGCGACCACGACGGGCAAGGCGGCATGGCCGCCGCGTGCGGCGAGGCCGCCCAGCCAGCTGCGCAGGTCCGGCTCGCCGCGGAAGGGCCAGTAGCCGCTGACGAGGACGCCCGCCGGATCGCCGATCAGCGCGTCGAGATGGCCCGCGATCTTCTGCGCGAAGGCGGTTCGCGTGGCGGCCGGCAGCGCGAGGCGGGCCGCGATCAGGCGCTCGCGCTCGGCCCGCCGCCACGCCGCCGGGCTCGGGTCAGGCGCGGGAGCGAGGCCGGACCAGGCCGGGTCGACCTCGTGCAGGAAGCAGGGCGGGGAAGCATAGCCGGCCGGCTCGTCGTCATCGCCACCCATCAGGCATCGGCCTCCGTCGCCACGACGCGCCAGCCGCCCCCTCCCGGCGCGAGGGTCTGCGCGAAGGTCCAGACATCGCGGCAGCGTCGCATGGCCGGCGCCCCCTTGGCCAGCAGGCCGATGGAATCCCGCGAGAACTCGAAATAGGCGCCGGCGAACCGGATCGCGATCTCCATCCGCGTCGCGTCGATCCGGGCTTCGACGATATCGGAGGGCTCGATCCAGGCGAAGGCGGTCTCGATGCGCTGCCCGCGGATCTCGCGCAGGTCGATCGCGGTGCCGAAGGTCTCGAGGACTTCCGGTGAAACCAGCCAGCGCAGGGCGTCACGGTCGCCGGCGTCGAAGGCGGCCACCACCGCCTCGTAGCTCGCCAGCCGGTCCCGGAGGAAAAGCTCGATGCTTTGTGCCCCGTCGCGGGAGAGGATGGCCTCGACCCTTCCCGCGAGCGCCGGCGGCAGGGCCCTCGCGTCCATGGGCGGGCGGCTCGCGGCAGGGGCCGCGATGCCGGCGGCCTCGCCGGGAGCCTCGGCCTCGCCCGCCTGCCCGGCCGCGCCCATGCGCTCCAGGCACCAGTAGAGGTTCCAGTAGATGCAGGCGAGCCAGATCAGCGAGACCAGCCCGGCAGCGTCAGCGTCCTGAGGCATTGTCCATGCCGTCCCATCTCCGAGCCGGCGCGCCGGATGCCAGGCCCGAACCGCCGGGCGGTTCCGCACAGGCCCCATGTCGGCGCGCGGCCGCCCTGGCATTGTGCCTGGAGAATTCCTGCAATCAAACGAATTTAATGGCGCTTTCAATGCAATAAAGATGCTATTGAATGCATCGGAGGCCCGCATGGATACCGAGCTCGCACGCACCTTCCTGGAGACCGTCAGGACGCGCAGCTTCGTGCGCGCCGCCGAGCAGCTCCATATCAGCCAGACCGCCGTCAGCGCCCGGATCCGGGCGCTCGAGGAACGCCTCGGCCGGCCGCTGTTCGTCCGCAACAAGAAGGGCGCGACGCTGACCGCCGCCGGCGAGCAGTTCCTGCGCTACGCGCCGAGCTTCCTTCAGCTCTGGCAGCGAGCCCGCCACCAGGTCGCGGTGCCGCCGGGCCGGCGCGCCGTGCTCGCGATCGGCGGCGAGCTCAGCCTGTGGCATCCCTGGCTCACCGACTGGCTGCGCTGGATGCGCCAGACGGCGCCGGACGTGGCGCTGCGCGTCGAGGCCGGGCTGCCGGAAAGCCTGACCGGGCAGGTTTCGAGCGGCGCCCTCGACATCGCCGTGATGTACCAGCCGGAATACCGGCCGGGCGCCCGCATCGAGCTCCTGATGGAGGAGAAGCTCGTCCTCGTCAGCACGAGCACGCCCGGCCACGGCGGCGAGGAGCGCAGCGACTACGTCTATGTCGATTGGGGGCATGATTTCGCGCAGCACCACGAGCTCAGCTTTCCCGACGACAGCAATCCGGGCCTCTATGTCAATCTCGGGCCGCTCGCCCTGAACTATGTGCTCGAGGCGGGCGGCTCGGGCTATTTCCGCCAGCGGATCGTCGCGCCGCATGTCGCGGCCGGGCGGCTGCATCTCGTCCCTGGCGCGCCGAGCTTCTTCTACCCGATCTATGCGGTCTGCTCGGCGCGTGCGGATGACGAACTGATCGAGCTCGCCCTGCAGGGCCTGCGCCGCATCGCGGCCGCCGACAGGGACGACAAGGCGCCTTGAGAGGCCGCTTGCGCGAGGGGCTTGCGGCCGTGGACGAGAGCATGCCGATGGACAGGCTCGAGGTGATCGGGTTGACTGTCGTCGCGACCGGTACGGTGATATTCGCGGTGACCGGTTTTTTCGCAGGTCTTCCAGGATTGTCTCGATGACACGCTCCCCGAACGCCCGCCGTCTCGCGCTCGCCGCCGGCTTCGTCTCAGCATTCTGCTTCACCGCCCGCGCCGCCGAGCCGGTCCGCCTGATCACGCCGGAAGAAGCCGGCCTGCCGGCGGCCACCGCCGCGAGCGGGCAGGAACGCAACATGACCCGCGGCCCGGGCATCGATGCGCTCGCCCCGCCCGCGATCGGAGTGAACGGCGCATTCCGTTTCGCCGTGAAGTTCAAGCCGCGCAACGGGGTCGCCATCGACCCCGCCAGCGTCCGGGTCACCTATGACCGCCAGCCCGCCGTGGACCTGACGGCGCGCGTCAAGCCCTTCATCACCGCCGACGGGATCGAAGCGCCGGCAGTGGTGGCGCCGCCGGGCAGGCACGTCATCCTGGTGGAAGCGACCGACAAGGAAGGCCGCATCGGGCGCGGCCGCATGACCTTGACGATCGAAGCGGCGAAGTAGAGCTACCGGGCGACGTTTCGCGGCAGCAGCGGCACGGCGGGCGCCGTGCCGTAGGCGGCGGGCAGCTGGCGCCCCTCAGTGCGCTCGGCGACGCGCCTTGCGGTGTCGCGCACGACCTCTTCCAGGCCTTTGCCGGGCGTGGAGAGCGTCTCGAGCAGGGAGCGTACGAAGGGGCTGTCCAGCCCGTCTCCGTCGGCTGCGGTCTGGCCCGGCTGGGTGGAGTGGAGAACCACGTTGTTGGGCGGGGGCAGCGGCGTCGCCGCAAGGCCCATGTGCAGCCTGTCGGGCAGCGGGCTCCCTCGCCCGGCCCCGGTGCCCCGCGAGGCCGCGACCGCCCGCGCTTCGACGAAGGGATCGTCGCGGCAGGCATCGACGATGACGAGCGCGCCGCGCCGCGCCTTGCTCGCCGCCGCCGTCAGCTCCTTGAGCGCAAGCGCGCCGGATTGAAGCTCCTTGTCGCTCTCCAGCGTGGCATCGACCGGGACGACGTAGTTGACGCCCCCCGTCTCGACGCCGTGGCCGGCGTAGAAGACGACGACGATATCGGCCTCGGCCGCCCTCTCGGCGACATAGGCGGGAACGCCGCGCAGATCCGCTTTCGCGAGGTTCTCTGCGACCTCGACGGTTTCGAAGCCCATATCCGCCAGAGCGTGCCCCATGACGGCGGCGTCGCGGCGGGCATTGGGCAGGCTCGCCAGTTCGGCATAGTCGCCGGAGCCGATGACGAAGGCGATCCGCTTCAGCCCGTCGGGCGAGGCCTTGCCCGGCCCGAGCCCGGTATCCGTCCCCTGGCGAAAGGGCCCCGAGCGCGGACGCGACCCCGGCTGCGTCAACGCCTTCAGCCGCTGGGAGGCCCAGATGCGCTCGTACAGGTTCGGCGTCGACCGTGTCGCCGCGACGATGCGCTTGTAGATGGCGATCGCCTTGTCGTTGGCGCCCCGCGCCTCCTCGATCCGCGCCAGCCCGAGCGCCGGGCCCCAGCTCTTGGGCACAAGGCGGGCAGCCTCCTTGTAGAGCCTCTCGGCGGTATCGGGATCCTTCAGCGTAAAGAGCGCCAGGTCGCCCGCCCTGACGAACAGCTCCGCGCTTTGGGCTGCGGCCTCGGCCTTCGGCATGTCGCCGGTCTCCCGCGAGGCCGCCACGAGATCGTCATAGGCCGCGCGCAGATCGCCGGCCCGCAGCTCCAGCTGCGATTTGGACGTCAGCGCGACGCGACGAAAGGGCGGGCCGAGCGCCGCGGCGGCGGCGAGATCGATCCTCGCCTGCTCGAGCCGGCCCAATCGCCTCATCAGGCTTCCGCGCGCGAACAGCGCCGTCCCCGCGCCGGGGTCGAGCTCGAGAGCCTGGTTCAGGTCGGCGAGCGCCGCATTGACGTCTCCGGCGTTTTCGTTTTCCAGCGCACGCTGGACGAAGGGCGTCGCGTCTTTCGGCGCCGCCTGCATGGCCTCGGCGATATCGGCCCGCGCCTCGGAGCTGCGCCCGGTCACCTGGTTGACCGTGGCGCGCAGCGCAAGCGCCTCGCCCTTCATCGGGCCATCGGAGGCGATCGCCGCCTCGATATCGGCGAGCGCCGCCTGCATTTGCGCCAGGGAGGGGCCGGAATAGGCAATCGAGCCGTCGGGCTTGCTCGCCGCGGCCGCCCCCGTCTGGACGGCCCGCAGAAACCGCATGAGGCCGCGATAGAACAGCGCCTTCTGCTGGTCGGCCGGGCCGGGCGCTCCAGCCAGCACCTGGCTGCATCGGGCTTCCGCGGCGGCGAGCTGATCGATCGTCAGCGCCGTGGTCTTCACGCGCTCGTCCGCGCAGGCGGCCATCCCGGCGGGCGACTGGGCCTCGACGCCCGCGGTCGTGGCGAGCGCCAGCAGAAGGACCGCACAAGCGAGCGTCCGAACGAACATCGCGCCCTCCAGCCGATTCCACCGCGGCCACGCTACCCGGCCGAAACGCCATTGGCCAGCCGGCACCCTGCCGAAATGCGGCCGGGCCCGTTCATGATCCATGGAACGGGCGCCCGAGATGCTTTATCGAAAGGCTGAGCCGGGAGCCGTGCAGGTCTGACGCCGATGCCTTCGAAGATCATACCTGTCGTGATGTGCGGGGGAGCAGGCACCCGGCTGTGGCCGGTTTCGCGCGATACCATGCCGAAGCAGTTCATCGGGCTGTTCGGCCAGGATTCGACCTTCCAGCGGACGATGCGGCTTTTGTCGGACGCGGAAGTCTTCGCGCCCGCGATCGTGATCACCAATATCGAATACCGGTTCACGGTGCTCGAGCAGCTCCAGGCCAGCGGGACGAGCGCCCAGATCGTGCTCGAGCCGGTGCGGCGCGATTCGGCCGCCGCGGTCGCCGCCGCAACCGCATTGGCGCTGGCGCGCGACGCTGAGGCGATCGTCGGCGTCTTCGCCGCCGACCACGTCGTCCAGGACAGCCGGCTCTTCGTCGAGACCTGCCGGCGGGCCGGCACCGTCGCCGCGCAGGGGAACATCGTCACGATCGGCATTCCGCCGACATCGCCTGCCATCGGCTACGGCTATATCCGGCCGGGCGAAGAGATCGCCGACGGCGCCCGCCGGATCGCCTCCTTCGTCGAGAAGCCCGATGCGGAGCGCGCGGCGCAGTATCTGCTCGACGGCTATCTCTGGAATTCCGGCAACTTCATCTTCGACGCCGCGACCATGCAGGCCGAACTTCAGGCGCTCGCGCCGGAGGTCGCGGCGCCGGTTGCCGAGGCCGTCGCTCAGGCAAGGCCCGATCTCGACTTCCTGCTGCTCGACGCCACGGCCTTCGGCCGGGCGAAGACCATCTCGATCGACTATGCGGTGATGGAGCACACCGGCAAGGCCGCCGTCGTCGCCGGCCATTTCGGCTGGTCGGATGTCGGCGGCTGGTCGGCGGTCTGGGAGTTGTCGCAGAAGGACGCCGAGGGCAACGTCATCGAAGGGCGCGGCTATGTGCTGGGCGGCGCGAACAACCTCCTGCGCTCGGAGGACGCGCTCGTCGCCGTGATCGGCCTTACCGACGTCGCGGTCGTCGCGACGCGCGACGCCGTGCTGGTGACGCCGAAGGGCGAGGCCGGCAAGGTCAAGGAGATGGTCGCCCTGATCACCGCCCACGGCGAATCGGAAGCCGGCGTCCACCGCGAGATCCAGCGCCCCTGGGGGAAATATCTCTCCGTCGACATGGGGCAGCGCTACCAGGTCAAGCGCATCACCGTGAAGCCGGGCGGCGTGCTCTCGCTGCAGAAGCACCACCACCGCGCCGAGCACTGGGTCGTGGTGCGCGGCACCGCCGAAGTGACGCGCGACGGCGAGACCATCACCGTGCACGAGACCGAATCGATCTACCTGCCGATCGGCTGCGTCCACCGCATGGCCAATCCCGGCAAGATCCCGCTCGAGATCATCGAGGTCCAGGTCGGGTCCTATCTCGGCGAGGACGACATCATCCGCATCGAGGACGTCTATCGCCGCGTGTGACCCTGCGGGCCGCATGCTTCCGGCGCAGCCCCGCCAATCCATCAATCCATCTCGACCGTTCGCCGGCCTTGCCGGAAGAACAATCCGGCGCCGCGATCTCCCGCCCGGCTCTTCAAGCGGGACGAGCGCGCGGCGAGGGGACCGGAGAATCCACCTTGAAGCTGCCAGTGTGGGGAAGCGCGCTCGGCGCCACCCTCCTCGTCCAGGTCGTGAGCTCCTTCGCCGCGGCCGTCATTCCCCTTCTCGGCCCGCTCCTGACCCTGCGCTGGGGCCTCACGCCCGAAAGCATCGGCTATGTCTCGGCGGTCGTCTCGGTCGGCATCTGCTGGTTCCTCGCCTGCGGCAATCCGATGCTCGACCATTACGGCCCGGCCCGGGCGCTCCAGATCGGGCTTTTCTCGATCGCGGCGGGGCTTGTGCTCCTGTCCCAGCCTTTCAGCCTCCTCGGCCTCGCCGGCGCGCTCCTGGTGGGGCTCGGCCTCGCCCCCAACACGCCGGCCGGCAGCCAGATCCTGATGCGCACGGCGCCGCCCGCGCACCGCACGCTGGTCTTCTCGATCAAGCAGGCCGGCGTCCCGCTCGGCGGCGCGATCGCCGGCGTCGTCGTCGCGCCGATGGTCCTGGGGCTCGGCTTCGCCGGCACGATCTGGGCCATGACCGCCATCGTCCTGGCCAGCGCCATGCTGGTCCGGGCCTTCCGCGCGAGCCTCGACCTGGAGAAAGGCCCGCGCAACCCGGCCTGGGCGCGGATGTTCCTGTCACCCTCGTCGCTGACGCGCTCGGCCCGCGTGCTGGGCTCCCATGCCTCGCTGCCGATGCTGGCCGCGCTCGGGGTCTCGTTCTCGATGACCCAGGCCTGCGTCAACGCCTTCACCGCGACCTATATGGTCACCCAGCACGGCAAGACCCTGGCCGAGGCCGGCCATCTCGTCGCGACGCTGCTCGTGGCGAGCACCTTCTCGCGGATCTTCCTCGGCTGGCTGGCCGACAGGCTCGGCGGCGGGCTGCGCTTGCTCTGCGTGCTCGCCCCGGTGACCGGCACGGCGATCGCCCTGATGATCGCGGCGGGCGGCGCGCCTGCCTGGCTGCTCCATCTCTGCATGGCGCTGATCGGGGCCACCGCGATGGGCTGGAACGGCGTCCACATGGCCGAGCTGGCGCGGGTCTCGCCGCCTACGCTGATCGGCGACGTGACGTCGGGAGCGAGCCTGTTCGGCTTCGCCGGCTCGATCTGCGGACCGCTGATCTTCGCGGTCATCGCGCACTGGACCGGCGGTTTCGACTGGCCCTTCCTCCTGGTCGCGGGCCAGATCGCGGCGTCGGGTGCCTTCGCGCTGTGGTACCTCACGCGCCGCCTGCGACGCGACTGAGCGGACGGAGGGCGGTTTCCACTTTCCGCTCCGCTGCTCTAAGTTCGCCCTCATGCCGGCGACGACCGGCGCTGTTCTCAACCGAGATGGGACGAAGCCGGCCGATGAGACGCTTCCCGACGATCGACACCGCCGGCTACGGCCCTCTCCTGCGTCCGGCGGCGTGACCGCCATGGCGATCGATCAGGACCGTCTCTGGCGGCGCATCGAGACGCTCTCGCGGATCACCGATCCCGAGCGCCCCTGGACGCGCCGTTCCTTCACCCCGCGCTTCCTCGAGGGCCGGGCCTGGCTCGCGGCGGAATTCCGCGCCGCCGGGCTGGAAACCGAGATCGACGCGGCCGGCAACCTGATCGGCCGGCTCGCCGGGGCCGATCCGGCGCTGAAGCCGATCCTGATCGGCTCGCATTCGGACACCGTGCCCTCGGGCGGGCGCTATGACGGCATCCTCGGCGTGCTCGCCGCGCTCGAGGTCGCGCAGGACCTTGTCGAGCGCGGCGAACGGCCGCGCCATCCGCTGGAGGTCGTCGACTTCCTGGCGGAGGAGCCGAGCGAGTTCGGGCTGTCCTGCATCGGCAGCCGCGCGCTCGCCGGGACCCTGAACGCGGAGCATCTCGCCCTGACCCGCCCCGACGGCATGACGCTGCGCGAAGGCATCGCCTATGTCGGCGGCCACCCGGACGAACTGGCCTCTGTCAAGCGGCCCGCCGACGGCATCGCGGCCTATGTCGAAGTGCATATCGAGCAGGGCCGGGTGCTGGAGAACG comes from the Bosea sp. (in: a-proteobacteria) genome and includes:
- a CDS encoding LysR family transcriptional regulator, coding for MDTELARTFLETVRTRSFVRAAEQLHISQTAVSARIRALEERLGRPLFVRNKKGATLTAAGEQFLRYAPSFLQLWQRARHQVAVPPGRRAVLAIGGELSLWHPWLTDWLRWMRQTAPDVALRVEAGLPESLTGQVSSGALDIAVMYQPEYRPGARIELLMEEKLVLVSTSTPGHGGEERSDYVYVDWGHDFAQHHELSFPDDSNPGLYVNLGPLALNYVLEAGGSGYFRQRIVAPHVAAGRLHLVPGAPSFFYPIYAVCSARADDELIELALQGLRRIAAADRDDKAP
- a CDS encoding 5-formyltetrahydrofolate cyclo-ligase is translated as MGGDDDEPAGYASPPCFLHEVDPAWSGLAPAPDPSPAAWRRAERERLIAARLALPAATRTAFAQKIAGHLDALIGDPAGVLVSGYWPFRGEPDLRSWLGGLAARGGHAALPVVVARGEPLLFRPWRAGDRLERGVWNIPVPAAGEPVFPRIVVAPLVGFDAEGYRLGYGGGFFDRTLAALPPSAIAIGVGYEMAAMATIRPHGFDIPMRYIVTETGIRSCRGERGSRHCEALLRTP
- a CDS encoding mannose-1-phosphate guanylyltransferase/mannose-6-phosphate isomerase, with translation MPSKIIPVVMCGGAGTRLWPVSRDTMPKQFIGLFGQDSTFQRTMRLLSDAEVFAPAIVITNIEYRFTVLEQLQASGTSAQIVLEPVRRDSAAAVAAATALALARDAEAIVGVFAADHVVQDSRLFVETCRRAGTVAAQGNIVTIGIPPTSPAIGYGYIRPGEEIADGARRIASFVEKPDAERAAQYLLDGYLWNSGNFIFDAATMQAELQALAPEVAAPVAEAVAQARPDLDFLLLDATAFGRAKTISIDYAVMEHTGKAAVVAGHFGWSDVGGWSAVWELSQKDAEGNVIEGRGYVLGGANNLLRSEDALVAVIGLTDVAVVATRDAVLVTPKGEAGKVKEMVALITAHGESEAGVHREIQRPWGKYLSVDMGQRYQVKRITVKPGGVLSLQKHHHRAEHWVVVRGTAEVTRDGETITVHETESIYLPIGCVHRMANPGKIPLEIIEVQVGSYLGEDDIIRIEDVYRRV
- a CDS encoding caspase family protein; the protein is MFVRTLACAVLLLALATTAGVEAQSPAGMAACADERVKTTALTIDQLAAAEARCSQVLAGAPGPADQQKALFYRGLMRFLRAVQTGAAAASKPDGSIAYSGPSLAQMQAALADIEAAIASDGPMKGEALALRATVNQVTGRSSEARADIAEAMQAAPKDATPFVQRALENENAGDVNAALADLNQALELDPGAGTALFARGSLMRRLGRLEQARIDLAAAAALGPPFRRVALTSKSQLELRAGDLRAAYDDLVAASRETGDMPKAEAAAQSAELFVRAGDLALFTLKDPDTAERLYKEAARLVPKSWGPALGLARIEEARGANDKAIAIYKRIVAATRSTPNLYERIWASQRLKALTQPGSRPRSGPFRQGTDTGLGPGKASPDGLKRIAFVIGSGDYAELASLPNARRDAAVMGHALADMGFETVEVAENLAKADLRGVPAYVAERAAEADIVVVFYAGHGVETGGVNYVVPVDATLESDKELQSGALALKELTAAASKARRGALVIVDACRDDPFVEARAVAASRGTGAGRGSPLPDRLHMGLAATPLPPPNNVVLHSTQPGQTAADGDGLDSPFVRSLLETLSTPGKGLEEVVRDTARRVAERTEGRQLPAAYGTAPAVPLLPRNVAR
- a CDS encoding Tim44/TimA family putative adaptor protein; the encoded protein is MPQDADAAGLVSLIWLACIYWNLYWCLERMGAAGQAGEAEAPGEAAGIAAPAASRPPMDARALPPALAGRVEAILSRDGAQSIELFLRDRLASYEAVVAAFDAGDRDALRWLVSPEVLETFGTAIDLREIRGQRIETAFAWIEPSDIVEARIDATRMEIAIRFAGAYFEFSRDSIGLLAKGAPAMRRCRDVWTFAQTLAPGGGGWRVVATEADA
- a CDS encoding MFS transporter, translated to MKLPVWGSALGATLLVQVVSSFAAAVIPLLGPLLTLRWGLTPESIGYVSAVVSVGICWFLACGNPMLDHYGPARALQIGLFSIAAGLVLLSQPFSLLGLAGALLVGLGLAPNTPAGSQILMRTAPPAHRTLVFSIKQAGVPLGGAIAGVVVAPMVLGLGFAGTIWAMTAIVLASAMLVRAFRASLDLEKGPRNPAWARMFLSPSSLTRSARVLGSHASLPMLAALGVSFSMTQACVNAFTATYMVTQHGKTLAEAGHLVATLLVASTFSRIFLGWLADRLGGGLRLLCVLAPVTGTAIALMIAAGGAPAWLLHLCMALIGATAMGWNGVHMAELARVSPPTLIGDVTSGASLFGFAGSICGPLIFAVIAHWTGGFDWPFLLVAGQIAASGAFALWYLTRRLRRD